The DNA window TACATGTTAGTTTTCAGATCCTTATAGTGGTAGATCAGAAACAGGTTaattgtttacatgtgatggtataTCCATTTCAtagagatctatgaaacaacttgtggcaacaacttcatcaaatcctgcataactattagtactacatgaagtcacttcgaagacaAAATTTTAAGCAACTACTACAAAGAATATCAtctcacatataaatgtatgCACGAGGGGAAGAAATAAATATGTTCTactctttttccattcatcatggttttgtcccattcggttttcttggtaaggtttttaacgaggcatctcaaattcaaagaattttgtactcttttttcttcattaaTTTTTTTCCACTAGGTTTTTTCTAGTAATATTTTAATGAggaatatcctcaatggacatacaaaggggagtgttatgaataaatataaatatggatGTCCATACTACTTAGTGGTCTATACATTTCCTATTTCCAACTTCATATTAACCGTTATAACTTTCCATCTTCCTAATGTCTTATAAATAAGATCCACGTTGCAATGTAAATGGTACTTGAAGAACTAgtgggatacccgtgcgttcgcacgggtactgatgttgtctaatttttttgtttttagagATAATTTTGAATATAAgagaaaacttaaaaaaataaaataaaagattactaacgtaaaaaaataaaaagagttttaaaattgaggacaaaaaaaattgaataaattataaACAAATAGTTTTAATGATTAATAAAATTTCAATCAATAAGTCATACGTTTTATTTAAAAGGATAATTAGAAGGCAAAATcttgaataatattatttaattatattgattgaacattataaaaatataaaaaataaaatgatataactttgtttagttttaatatttgcaTTTTATCTATTAACTTTTCCACTTGTAAAACATTGCAACGCAAACATTGAGAAAACGTGACCCAACACTAATAAAAGTAAATAACAGGTCAGGTTTTGGCTGTTGCAAATGTTCCAAACATAAGACAATCTCTAGAAGCATTGCATGTTCATTCATTCAAGATGGCCCAAGGACACGTGAAAGGCAAAGCAGTGGCGTAAGTTTCAACCTTTCTATCTTCATTCCATTTTGTAATGTGTTTTTAACCATGCATGCATGTTATATGTAAACCAATATCCATGATAGTTAAAGAGTACGTTTGCATGTTGTATATTACTGCGTATCTACTTCTAAGAAGAAGGAAAATTTGACACAGGTCTTCATTCTTGAGAAATACCGTGAATATTTAGAAGCTGATGAAGAGTATGAGCTCAGAACAGGGAAGATAAGGAAGTCGCTGACTTATAAAGAGTTTTGTTCTATTGTTGATGAAGGATCGTGTGATGAGGGATCAAGTGCTGAAGTTGAACCAAAAGTTCTATCAAATGAAGAAGTATGCAGCACTGTTTCTAAAGCAGATAGTTGTAAAAGGACTGTCGGCCCATGTCAGTCGCATGCATCGATATCATCAGATAGTTCGGGGTATATAAAATTGCTATGACCATTAAAGAAGATGAACTTTGATAGCAACTTGTAAATAATTTTGGTGAATTCATACTCCACAGTCAATGGTTTTCACTTTGTCAAAAAATCCAAGTATCAAAATCTAGGAATCAAATTGATTTAAGTATCAAGGGATATAATATCAACATGTATGGTAGATGAATATGATTCAAAAGAtaaattgtttttcaaatttaaaGGCAAATTCGTACAATTGAAcacttgaatttaaaacaaaGCATATTAAAAGAACAGATGGGTACAAAATTGCAAAAACATAGAAGTATAGTCACTGTCATGATCAACATGTTTTTCTGGCTGGACAGCATCCCATCTCATAATACACTTAAATTGTGTTTATTCCTGCAACCAAGGATAACAAATAAGTTAAATCAGCAGCATTCTAAATTACTATAGCACATGCTAAAATGCAGACGATTATATATTACAGAATATATGTCCAAATTATACACTGCACAATTTGGACAGCAACACAATGACATAACGTGCGATATTTAAAGCATGGAAGAGATTACGTGTGTTGTGTCTGAATAGAAAATATAAATCACAGAACATATGTCTAAATTATACACTGCATAAATTGGACAGCAACACCATAACATAACGTGTGATAGTTAAAGCATGTCTAAATTATACACTGCATAATTTGGACAGCAACACCATGACATAACGTGCGATAGTTAAAGCAAGGAAGAGATTATGTGTGTTGTGTCCGAATAGAAAAAATGTGTAGTTGTATATTACCGCTCAAATATTGTGGAAAACTTCTTTATAAACAACGTTAGTCGTAGTAGATTTGGCGTTCATTTTGTCGTCGTGAATCAAAATTTTTACCCCCCTTTTAGTAGTAACTCTTGAAAGTGCGACATAAATCTGACCATGAGTGAAAACATCCCTAGGGATATAAAGCCCCACCCAATCCAATGATTTTCCTTGCGATTTGTTTATCGTCATAGCATACGAAACAATAATTGGAAATTGACGTCGATTTAATTTGAAAGGCCAAGGGCTATCAGACGGGGACATATCCATTCGGGGAATGTAAATCAATTTTCCATTACTTTTCCCACCCATCATTGCTGCTTCAATAACGTGATTTCCCATCTTTGTAACGATAAGCCTTGTACCGTTACACAAACCTTCAGATTGATCAATGTTCCTCATAAGCATGATTGGAGTTCCGACCTTTAACTTAATGTGATGATTAGGCAACCCGAATGTTGTTAAAGAACTGAGAAACTCGGGACTTAGTACATCAAGGAAATTGCTGTCATGTATTTGGGATCGATCTACGGAGTTTGAGCTGTAGTAATCCCGTAATTCACCTACatgagaaattttttaaaaaatcatccCATTCATATTGTCATACTTAAAAGAGTAATTTCCAAATAAAAGAAATAACTCAATAACTGATACAAAACAGTTAGTTGCATTTTAATGTGCACCCACAACCAAACATCTAATCATGTTGAAACTTTAAAAAAAGTGCATCACCAAGACCTATTCTACATCAAAAGTTACCTGGCATATTGTTGAGAACATGATCATTGATTTGATCAACAACATCCAGTGTTGATGCAAGTATGGCTCGACTTTTGAGGTAGTCGTATGACTGATAGTTCTCTATGAAATCCGGGTAAGTACTGTTGACAATGGCTAAAATAGGGTCGCTAAAATTAGTTATTAAAAGTTCAGGAGGCACGTCGATTTCTGCAAATCCGTCATTTGGTTCAGATAGTTTCCCTTCGCCTATTTCCAAAAGCCAATTTGAGAAGCTTGCAATATCCCTTCTTTCTTGCTCACTTGGGCCACAATGTAGACGCATGTTCTTGGTTAAATTCAACACTTGTACAGAATGCCATATATAAGAAGCATTTATTGCAGAGTGTACGATATCCGAACGACTACCCCTAGGGACCACCGGTAAAATTTGTCTGAAGTCACCTCCAAAAACAACAACTTTTCCACCAAAAACATCCTTCGAATTGGCGTAGGTATTCCTTACATCCTTTAATGTTTTGTCAAGAGCTTCAAAAGCATGTTTATGAGCCATGGGTGCCTCGTCCCAAATAATCAGCTTTGTTTGCCTTAGAAGTTCTGCGACGTCGTCGTTGTAGTTAACATTGCAAGTAGAATTCTCAAAAGTTGGAACtggtattttgaattttgaatgggCTGTTCTACCGCCAGGTAACAATAAAGCTGCTATTCCGCTTGTTGCAACTGTGAGACATATGTCATGTTTTGATCGCAAAGCACTCGCAAGTGTTCTCCACATGTACGTCTTTCCTGTTCCGCCATAACCATGTAGGTAAAAAACTCCTCCTTTTTGAGCATTGACCGCATAAATTATTTTATCGTATATACTCCTTTGTTCGTCTAAAAGAAACAGCGATGTTACGGAAGTGTATACAGTTTAAAAAGTATAGGCATGTGCTattctaaaataatttaaaaactgTTGATATGAAGAGATCAAACTAATAGATCATGATTTGTAGTACCTGTAAGGGCATTGAACAGATTATTGAATTCTGCTCTCATGGTCGAGATATCATAATTGCGCTCATCATATATGAGGCGATTGCCCAACTGTTGAATAACATATCCATTTGGATTTGGTATTGATTTGAACTCAGATAGGCTTCTGCGATTGGCCTGAAGCAAATTCTCAAGTGCAAGTAATGTCAAATTCTGCAGGTCGTTATCGCTCAAAAGCAAGTCTGTTATGTAgtcaaaaaatagtaaattaattgTAAGTTATCACACTATAATGATTTTAATCTATCCATAAATtgataaaactattttttttcataaggGAATGTATTCCTATCTAATGATTCATTTGAAGTGATAAGGTATGTTATTTCTGACCTGTGTAATGTTAATATTTTAGTTCATATTTGCATTGCAACAGAAAAGGCTATATCATACCGAATATAAATGATAATTACCTGGATTATGTGCTATCTGTCTTTGTTCGTGCAATATCCCATCAGATAATAAAATCCATGTCTCATCCCATACATGGCCAGGGCGGTTAACCGCACCAGACAAAAGCATGACAACGAACAACTTTCGAAGAAAATGACCTGATCCCCATTCACTTGCCTCTTTGATAGCTCCAATGTATTCTCGATCGTCTTCAAGGAACCCCATTGCAAAGCATCCATCCCTGAACGATTCATATTGTGTGTCGCCAACTTTTCGAATATCTTCATAGCATGTAGGTCCTTTGGCCACTGTCAACATCATTCTGAGGTAGTAAAGTTCACCAGTTGTAGGGGGGACCCAGACCAAATGCCCTATGGTGAACCCTCTCTTACGCGGCTTCCACAATCTCTTCCTTTTTTCATAAACAAATTTGGTTACAAATTCACCGTACGTCAACAATCGAGCTTCTTCATATTTCTCATTAGCAACCAGCCATGATGAAAACATCGACTCTGTTACACTCGCTTTTTCTATAACATTTTCCATTCTTTCATGGTCAGTGTAGTAGATAGCTTTCTCCCCAATCAGATGAAAGAACACGCGTTCAACGGAAGGTTTGCGTCCATGTATATTGTAGGAAAAAATACGCCAACACGCTTCACTTGGAGATACATATCTACAGTCAAGATATTGTTTAATCTCATCAACTGTTTCGTCATTACTCGTAGAGCTAGGATTTGAACGAATAACACTTGCTGTGATTCGGTCATACCCCTTGTGTAtgtatttgaaaagatatttgATAGAAGAACTTTGGTTACACCACTCCATATTGATATGAGCATGATATTTCAATAGCAACCGTGTATTATACGGTACAACATACCTATTATCCAAATCAATTCCATTTTTCTGAATGACATGTGTGTTGGATCTTCTCCGGTATAGAGGAAAACCTTGACTATCAAGAGATGTTTCCTCTATGAACTTTTTGGGAAAGAATTTTGAGCACTGCCTATTCTTCATACATTGCGAGGTTGGACGTGAAAGACCACACGGACCATGCATCATATGTGCCTTGACTAAGTTGTACAAAATAGGATGTACTTGAGGGTCAGGTATTTCTGCACATATTATGTTATCAATGTTTGATGGCGTCGGGTATTTGCGCTGTGggtgcaaaaatattaaaatgtgaGCATGTGGCAAGCCTCGTTTTTGAAACTCAATGGTATACATAACTGAAAAACCAAACACAACATTAAGGCGTTATAATTACAGTGGAAGACATGTAAGGTATTATAACTTTTATAGAATCTTGAAAGACTTACATGCTAATACCCTTCCAAGAAGATGTCGTTTTGTTATATCCACCATGAGCTCATCAAacttgatcttgaatactttagAAACGATGTCCGGTCGATCATGAGGCTTTAAATTTTTTGTGGACAACAAACGTGTGATTTCAGGCCAATTAGGATTGCACGTAAATGTAACGAATAAATCTGGGAATCCAATTTTACTTGAGATGGCCATACCATCAAaataaagttgatccatgtatctCCTGCTCCCAACAAATGAAGAAGGCAAGACAATTCGTTTTCCATTCGTTCCAGTGTTCCTCTGTCGAGTACTGTCGCATTGGTCCTGTAACCTATTATATTTGCCAACTCTTAACTTAGACTGATTTTTTCTCAACCAATTCAGACGATCTGATTCCATCATAGAATAACCATCAACTAAAAACTGTTGAAAAAGTCTTCTGGACCACATCAAAGTTTTAGCTTCAATTTTGCGTTCTTGTAATCGAAAACAAAGCCAATCTTTGATGGTTTGGCGATTTTTCCGGGTAACCTGTGCGTCATTTTTATACTTGTGAAGTATATTATCCCTGTAACCATCTTCTCCATAGCAAAAAATCAATGGATATTGGTATGATAGGTAATTCGGGTGCAGTTCATCAATTCTTTGCAAATGACCATCCCGTGCCTGGATAATAATGTCTCTTTGAGTTCAAGAATCAATATCCCCAACGATAAGTGCAGCAACTTCTGAAACCGTGGGTCTATTATACACACGACCTTCATCGGGTCTATCAAAAATAAGTTTAAGCTTCAAATCTAAAAAAGAGTTAGCCTTCAACACATCCTTTGCCATTCTAAATGCTTTAGCAATTGGATTACACTCGTCCAACATAATCTTCAAATTAGTAACAATTTCTCGTTCAACACCATTGTTGCCACTATAATTGAAATACAAAATTATGGTCAAATATATAGTTTTATTGGAATTCCTGTATGATTCAATTTTGAATATAAAATACTTGAAGCAATGGATTCTATTATCGACCTCATGGTCGGTGTCAAATATGTAGAGTTGAGCATATTGGGGAAGCTGGCCTTTCTCTGGCAGCAAAGTACCAATACGATGACAAGTCTGGCCATGAAGCCGTAAAGTAGGTGGACCTCTTCCATTAGTAAGTGTGGTATCAAACTTCATTCCCGGAGAAGTGAAGGAAAACATTGCATTGTATGTTCTAATGTTAGCTTGGTAATTCTTACTTGCCTCCAGTGTATTGTCATAAAGAAGTGTTTGTAGTATCTGCGGCGGCTGTTCTATAAATGGGAGAACAATTTTGCCTCCTCTACAACATAATTCAAACT is part of the Vicia villosa cultivar HV-30 ecotype Madison, WI linkage group LG2, Vvil1.0, whole genome shotgun sequence genome and encodes:
- the LOC131648280 gene encoding uncharacterized protein LOC131648280, which translates into the protein MWSRRLFQQFLVDGYSMMESDRLNWLRKNQSKLRVGKYNRLQDQCDSTRQRNTGTNGKRIVLPSSFVGSRRYMDQLYFDGMAISSKIGFPDLFVTFTCNPNWPEITRLLSTKNLKPHDRPDIVSKVFKIKFDELMVDITKRHLLGRVLAFMYTIEFQKRGLPHAHILIFLHPQRKYPTPSNIDNIICAEIPDPQVHPILYNLVKAHMMHGPCGLSRPTSQCMKNRQCSKFFPKKFIEETSLDSQGFPLYRRRSNTHVIQKNGIDLDNRYVVPYNTRLLLKYHAHINMEWCNQSSSIKYLFKYIHKGYDRITASVIRSNPSSTSNDETVDEIKQYLDCRYVSPSEACWRIFSYNIHGRKPSVERVFFHLIGEKAIYYTDHERMENVIEKASVTESMFSSWLVANEKYEEARLLTYGEFVTKFVYEKRKRLWKPRKRGFTIGHLVWVPPTTGELYYLRMMLTVAKGPTCYEDIRKVGDTQYESFRDGCFAMGFLEDDREYIGAIKEASEWGSGHFLRKLFVVMLLSGAVNRPGHVWDETWILLSDGILHEQRQIAHNPDLLLSDNDLQNLTLLALENLLQANRRSLSEFKSIPNPNGYVIQQLGNRLIYDERNYDISTMRAEFNNLFNALTDEQRSIYDKIIYAVNAQKGGVFYLHGYGGTGKTYMWRTLASALRSKHDICLTVATSGIAALLLPGGRTAHSKFKIPVPTFENSTCNVNYNDDVAELLRQTKLIIWDEAPMAHKHAFEALDKTLKDVRNTYANSKDVFGGKVVVFGGDFRQILPVVPRGSRSDIVHSAINASYIWHSVQVLNLTKNMRLHCGPSEQERRDIASFSNWLLEIGEGKLSEPNDGFAEIDVPPELLITNFSDPILAIVNSTYPDFIENYQSYDYLKSRAILASTLDVVDQINDHVLNNMPGELRDYYSSNSVDRSQIHDSNFLDVLSPEFLSSLTTFGLPNHHIKLKVGTPIMLMRNIDQSEGLCNGTRLIVTKMGNHVIEAAMMGGKSNGKLIYIPRMDMSPSDSPWPFKLNRRQFPIIVSYAMTINKSQGKSLDWVGLYIPRDVFTHGQIYVALSRVTTKRGVKILIHDDKMNAKSTTTNVVYKEVFHNI